The nucleotide window CCTGCCGAAGAACGTGGGAAGTGGAAGTCCGACGTACGCCGCAAATCGACATATAGCGAGCAGGAGAGCGAGACCTTCATTTCACGTTTCCGGCTGCGATCCCGAAACTCGCGCTGGCCACGGATAATGAGATCATTCGCGTTTGCGTCGAGAAGAAAAAACCCGACCTGCTGCCAGCCACCGGTCGAAGAGACTGGATGGCTGGCGTGTTTCAGCAACTATTAGGTGTTTACAGCGATAAAAAGAAGCTGTATACGAGCGATTACCCTGTATCGGCGGATAGATCCAACTTCGGATCCATCAAGCCAACCGGTTCCCCAGTGCTCAGCCGGGCCGTCACGCTGGTGACCGACGCCTCGGATGCGCATGCGGAGCTCAAGTTGCTTTCGACGCTCGCCAAAATGGTGGTCGACGGAGTCGTGAAATCCGGCCAGCACGTTTATTTAGGAGGTCTGAAAGCCGCCTGCAAGAAGTGCGACGCATGGATCGCGAAGTACTCGAACTGGCTTTACTACCACAGAACGATAACGCTGCACCTCCCCGCCAACGATCGGAGGCCCTCGGCGACCGCCGGTGTCTGGGAAAACCCGGTCGCGGCTGCCTCCGTTAAAGACGCTTCCGATGTTAAGGCCAATATCTCCACATTGTTCCAGTAAAGGAAGAACGAGTGCGCGCCCGCGCCAGCATAGGGGCGTCGCCGCGTGTGACTGACTAACTGACAAGGAGGCAGCGACAGTGTCGTCCATCGCAGGAGAGCTCGTCACCGAGACATTCGAGTACGACGGTGGCCGGCGGGTCAGGGTGTATGTCCCACCGGAGCCGCCCGAGGCGGTCGTGTTCGCCGGTGACGGTCAGTTGATCTCGCAGTGGGGCGGCGTCCTGGAGGCGGCCGATCTACTGCCCACGATGATTGTCGGCGTATACGGGCTGGCCGATGAAATGTTGCGACTCCATGAGTACTCAGCAGCTCTTGACCCAGAGCGGTTCGCGGCACACGAGAAGTTCTTCGTTGACGATGTCCGCGGATGGGTGCGGTCGCGTTTCGGCGTCGCGCTGCCGAACGAACGCACCGCGGTGTTCGGTGTCTCGGCGGGTGGGGAACTCGCGCTCGCCATTGGGCTGCGGCACCCGGACCTCTACGGTGCGATCTTCTGCGCCTCACCGGGCGGGGGTTACCGGCCGCCTGAGGTAATGCCGAGCTCGATTCCGCGCGCGTACCTCGTCGCTGGCACGCTGGAGCCGTTTTTCCTAGAGAACGCGACCCGGTGGGCGGTCGCGCTGCTCGATGCAGGTGCGGACGTCGTGATGAGCGAGCGGGTCGCGTCCCACGGCGACGCGTTTTGGGGAGAAGAGTTCCCGCTGATGGTGGCGTGGGCGTTTGGACGATGAACCGTCGCGATGTTGGTCGGCGGTTGCGCTCCCCCCGCCGATCATACGCAGCATGCTGGCCGGCGCGGTGCAATGCGCGCCGGCCTGGGATCCAAAACCTGACAGTTTTTCGGCCGCCCTCAGAGAGTGAAGGTCGGCCGAAAAAACTGGTATGAACCATGAGACCACAACCACAGACGACACGCCCCCGGAGGGGCGAATAACCGGCGGACTCTTCGACGCCTTCGGGCAGCTGAGCATCCTGCCTTCGAAGTTCGCGAAAGTCCGACTCGCCGATCTCACTCACCTAGAGATTAGGACGTT belongs to Candidatus Binataceae bacterium and includes:
- a CDS encoding alpha/beta hydrolase-fold protein, which gives rise to MSSIAGELVTETFEYDGGRRVRVYVPPEPPEAVVFAGDGQLISQWGGVLEAADLLPTMIVGVYGLADEMLRLHEYSAALDPERFAAHEKFFVDDVRGWVRSRFGVALPNERTAVFGVSAGGELALAIGLRHPDLYGAIFCASPGGGYRPPEVMPSSIPRAYLVAGTLEPFFLENATRWAVALLDAGADVVMSERVASHGDAFWGEEFPLMVAWAFGR